The stretch of DNA aaaaaaaattaaaaaaatatcaagaatagttaaagcttactccaaTTCTAGAgaacaaaagaagatatataatatatcttaatttagttattgacaaataaaaaagaaggaaaacgggaagaaaaaagtcgaataGCAACggttgtagttgggggtggagaaggaagtcgactgagagaaggagaaagaaaaagagggagagtatcataatgaaatattagatttagggtttctatttatcctctaaatcaatgggtagaatctaatacttgtaaatcaacggtagaaattaagtttaaaaattaatcgattttccaatggtttttggttcggttttagaagccaaacaaaaccaaaatcaacACTATcgattttccactttctacaccgtaaccaatccattagaaAATGATTCGAGTTGGTTTctttctaattggtctggtttgatCCGGTTCcaacggaaaaccgaaaccatattCAGCCCTACAAATGATGCTCGGGTTGATAAGTAGGCCATGAGTTTTACTAACAATCTTATTAAATGAATTTTAGGGGCCTAGAAAACAGAGAATTAGATTCCAAGCATTTAAGTCAGTGGCTCAGTTTTTAGTCAGTAGTCTAGTCACCACTACATTCACATCGGGGTCTGTAGTCTTACTTTGTTGAATGCTGAGTTTGTTTGTCTCTTTGTTCACTTCTCTCTTTTTCTAGAGTTCACTGAAAATAACATTACAATATCTCCTGAACCATTCACTACACACAAAGTTTGAAGTCTGAAAGCTTGTAGCTTTGCTGGTGGTGgttttggaagaagaagaagaagaggaggaggaggaagtgaAAAATGGCAGATTGGGCACCAGTATTGATAGGAGTGATTCTATTCATTCTATTGTCACCAGGTTTATTATTTCAGCTACCAGGTCACACTAGGCATATGGAGTTTGGAAGTTTCAAGACTAATGGGAAATCCATAGTCATTCATACTCTGATATTTTTTGCTATCTTCACCATTCTCACATTAGCCCTCCATGTTCACATCTATGCCGGTTAATTAAACGTCGATGCATCTCGTCCCCGGTAAGAAGCTAAAGCTTAAACCTTCTTGATCATCTTCTCCTACATTTTTATCATTATGGTATCTGTAACTTGAGAGACCATGGATCAATGAGTAGTTTTTGTTGGTTCTGTTAGTTTTTATCTCTAAAGAATGTAATGATGTACTTCACTTTGTTCTGATTTGTGTTGTATCTGAGAATTCTGGATCCTTTGTTATTCAGATAATATTTTCTTAGTTCATAGCTTCATTTGCACCAAACCACTACGAATATGTTTGAATCATGGATAGCTGAAACAAGCTAGTATCTTTATTTGTTAGCATGTAGAAATTGGAAACGAGATCAATATAGTTAACAAGTTGTGGTTGATTCTCAATAAAAGATTAATATATAAAAACATAACTCCCTGAGGCTTTGAGCCTCTTAACATTCAAAGAACAAAGTAAAGACTACAAATTGTTGTTGATAACAACTCAGGACATTCAATTGCATGATTCAGTTTTACTATACGTGAATGTGTATGCCGACCGCAACCACCAATACCGTGAGTATGCAAAAGAATAGTATGGCATGAACAAGAATAGCAAGCCCACTTGTGTACATATTCCCGAACTCCACAAATTTATGCCTAGCCGGCAGCTGGAAGATTAATCCGGGTGATAGAAGAATGAATAACACCACTGCTATAACAATTGGTCCCCAA from Papaver somniferum cultivar HN1 unplaced genomic scaffold, ASM357369v1 unplaced-scaffold_584, whole genome shotgun sequence encodes:
- the LOC113343419 gene encoding uncharacterized protein LOC113343419, with the protein product MADWAPVLIGVILFILLSPGLLFQLPGHTRHMEFGSFKTNGKSIVIHTLIFFAIFTILTLALHVHIYAG
- the LOC113343421 gene encoding uncharacterized protein LOC113343421, whose amino-acid sequence is MGTDWGPIVIAVVLFILLSPGLIFQLPARHKFVEFGNMYTSGLAILVHAILFFCILTVLVVAVGIHIHV